Within Sorangiineae bacterium MSr11367, the genomic segment CTGCCACGCCTGCTTGCCTTTGCCGCGATTTACATCCTTTGGGGCTCCACCTTTCTCGCCATTCGCTACACGGCGGCGACCATTCCCCCGCTCATGGCGGCCGGGGTGCGTGTGCTGGTGGGCGGCGCGCTTTTGTATGGGTACTTGCGCGCGCGTGGCGTGCCGGCGCCGTCGTGGCGGAGTTGGTCGATGGCCACGGTTTCCGGTGCGATGCTGTTCGTCGGGTGCCATGGCGTGCTCGGTTGGGCGTCGCAGCGCGTTCCGTCGGGCATTTCGGCGCTGCTGACGGCGAGCATCTCGCTCTGGATGGTGGTTCTCGGCGCCCTGCGCGCGCGCGCGATGCCGAACCGGTGGGTGGCGATGGGGCTCGTCCTGGGCTTCGCGGGGTTGCTTCCACTGATCCGCCCGGACGCGAAGCATGCCCACGTGGACGTTCTTGCGTCGGTGGCGCTCGTCCTGGGCGCTCTTTCCTGGGCAGCGGGATCGTTTTACGCGCGCGGCCGCTTGGTGCCCAAGGCGCCGCTGCAAGCCGCCGCCATGCAGATGTTTGCCGGTGGCGTGCTCTTGATTCTCGTCTCGGGGGCCTTCGGCGAGTGGAGCGCGCTCGATGTGGCGCGGGTCACGCAGCGGTCCATCGTGTCCCTCGCATACCTCATCGTCTTCGGTTCCATCGTGGCGTTCGGCGCGTACGTCTGGCTGCTGGAGCAGGTGCCCGCGGCCACCGTTTCGACCTACGCCTTCGTCAATCCGGTGGTGGCGCTGCTTCTCGGATGGCTCTTCGGCGGGGAGGGCATGTCGGGGCGGACGCTGCTCGCGACGGTGCTCATCGTGATCGCCGTCGCGATGATCACGATGGCGAGCCCGCGGCCGGCGGGTGTACGGACGCGGGACGCGTGATGCCGAGTGCCCACTTCGACACGTATGTCGCGACCGCGTCGGGGTAGCGCGGCCATCGATTGTGGTTGCCCGCCGCCTCCGGCAGGGCCGCATCGGGCATGTAGCGAATGCGTGAAACGCTGCACCGGGGCACCTTGGCCAAGAGCAACTCGGTCGAGCGGCTCGGCGCGAACGTGTCGCGGGCCAACGTCACCGCGAGCACCGGGCACTCGACGCGCGCGAGGGCTTGCTCGGGCGGGACGCTGCCGGTCCACGTGGTGGGGAAGGAGAACTCGCCCGTCGCCACCGCGTGCGCCCACTCCGAGACGACGGTGCGTGCTTCGCGGCCGGCGAAACCGAGACGCTTGCCGGGGTAGTGCCCGACGGCCGCCGACGTCGCTTTCATGAAGCGCGCGAGCACGCGAATGCCCGGGCTGGCCATGCCGGGCCACGCCATGTGATGCGGAAGTCCGCTCGCCACCAGGGCCACCCCGCGCACGTCGTGCCCGAGTTGTTCGCGCGCGAGGCTCAAAAACGCCAGGTGCCCGCCCAGCGAATGCCCGAGTAGAAAGAGCGGCGCGCGTGGAAGCAGCGCCCGCACCCGCTCGACCGCCGGCGGAATGTCCTGCTCGATGAGGGTGCCGTAGCCGAAATCGGTCCCGCGGGAGGCGCGCACGCTGCTCGTGCCATTGCCGCGCAACTCGAACAGCGCCGCATGCACACCGCGCTCGGCGAAGGCGGCGCCCAATTTGTCGTAATAGCCCGCCGCCGTTCCCATCGCGGGAATCACCAGCAGCACCGGCGCATGCTCATCGGCTGCGCGAAACACCTGCAGCTCCGAGGTGGCGCCATCCTTCGAGGTCACGGGTTCACGAATCACTTGTGAGCTCACCCCGCTAGATTGCCGCGCCCGGGCCGCCTCTTCAAATGGTTCGAGTACGAAAATTCTATGTGTGGACCTTGGCTGTTTTTGGCTGCATCCGCGGTTGCGTGGGATGGAAATTCCTTTATAACAGACGTATGTCCGTCAAACGGGACGTGCCATGTGGGCGCGTCTTCACGGTCCGACCTGGCTCGTTGCCCTTCTAACCTACGGCGGATGGCTTGCGCTGACCTATGCGCACCGCGCGCTGCCGCTGCCCATCCTCGCGCTGCTCGGCGGCTTCGTGGTGGCGTGGCATGGTTCGCTCCAACACGAGACGATCCATGGTCATCCGGCCGGGGCCAAGTGGCTCGGGCGTGCCCTTGGAGCGCCGCCACTCGCGCTATGGCTTCCGTACGAGATTTACCGCGATAGCCACAGGCGTCACCACGCCACCGCGCACCTGACGCACCCGGAGCACGATCCCGAGTCGCTGCTCTGCAGCCGCGCGGCGTGGAGGCGTATGACGCGATGGCAGCGTGTGCTCTTTCTCACCCAGACCACGGCGCTCGGGCGGCTCGTTCTCGGGCCCTTCGTCACCATCGGCCGATTTCTCGCCGAGGAGGTGGTGCTCCTGGTTCGTAGCGAACCCGGACGGCGCCGCATCTGGGCGCTTCACGCCGTCGCGATCGCGTGGGTGCTCGGCTGGGTCCTCGGCGTCGCCGGCATGCCGCTCTGGAAATACCTTCTCGTCTTCGTCTACCCCGGCACGGCGCTGACCTTGTTGCGCTCGCTCGCCGAGCACCGCGTCGATGCGATCCGCGAGCGGCGAACCACCGTCGTCGAGGCGGGATGGCTCTTTCGCCTCCTCTATTTGAACAACAACTTCCACGTGCTGCACCACCGTGCTCCGCACGTCCCCTGGTTCGAGCTGCCCGCGATGTGGCGGCGTGAGCGCACCCGCATTCGAAGCTCGCACGTCGTTCACTCGGCGGGTTATCTTTCGCTGGTGCGCGCCCACGCGGTAAAGCCCATCATCGACATCGAGAACCTTTGAGCCACCTCGCCAACCTCGGGATGTACGACGGCGGCGATTTGACGCGCGCCAACGACGAACTCTGGGCCATCATCGCGGAGCATTTGCGTGCGCGCGGCATTGCCGATGTGCCCGCGGCCCTCACGCGCGGACCGCTCGAGGACATCTGGAACGAGCGCCTCCTCTTCGGGCAAACCTGTGGCTACCCGTTCATCTCACGCCTCGCCGGCACCTTGCAGATCGTCGGCACACCGGTCTACGACTGGCCGGGTTGCGAAGGCGCCACGCATCGCAGCTTCATCGTCGTCGCGGCGGCATCCCCGTTTCGCCGTCTCGAAGATCTCCTCGGCCGTCACGCCGTGATCAACGACCCCGAGTCCAACTCGGGTCGGAACCTTTTTGGCGACGCGCTTGCGTCCGTCGGGGCGCGCGCGCCCTTCTTCCACGAGGTGTCGGTCAGCGGCAGCCACGCTCGGAGCCTTCGCGATGTGGCGGAACATTCCGCCGACGTTGCGGCCATCGACAACGTCTCCTATGCGCATTTTTTGCGGGCCCATCCTACTTTGAAGGACGCGATCCGCATCCTACATGAGACGCGTCCAAGCCCGGCACTGCCGTTCGTGACGGCCTCGCAACATCACGCATCCACGATTTTCGATGCCGTGTGTGAAGCGCTGAACGATGCTAGGACCGAGGGGGCACGCCGCGTCCTCCGGCTCGTGGGCATCGAGCCTCTCGAACGGCAAGCCTATGAAATAACACGAGAGTTCTCGGCCCGCGCAGACGAAGTCTTCGGTCCACGACCTTAACGATTTGTAATCGTTGGACTTGCAGTCGGTCGGGAGAGGCCCCATGAACTCTGGCCCCCTCAAGCTCGGTTGCTGAAATTTCAGAGGGCCGGTCAACGAAGGGTTTCGAAGAGAGCGACGGATGCGAACTTTAGCGGCGGTACTCGTTTTGGGCGCGCTTTGCGGATGTGGGAAAGCGGCGGGAGGAACGGAGGCGGCCGGCGGCGAGGCTCCAAAGCTTCCCGTCGACGTGCAGACGCTGCACGACGAAGAGCTCGTCGACGGCACGGAGTACTTGGCGCAGTTGGTTTCGCGCCATCATGTCGCGGTTTATCCGCAGGTGACCGGCGTGGTGGTGCAGATCCTCGTCAAGCCCGGCGAGAGCGTGAAGCGCGGCGCCGCACTCCTCCAGATCGATCCGCGCCGCGAGGCGGCGAACCTGGCCAACCAGGTCGCGGCGAAGAGCCAGCGCGAGGCGAGCCTGGAGCTGGCCAAGCGCAACGAAGAGCGTTCCACCCGTCTGTTCCGCGAGGGGCTGGTGACCCAAGCGCAGTTCGACCAAGCGCGGAGCGCGCGCGCGGTCGCCGAACAAGACGTGAATGCGCAGGAGGCGAGCATCGCCGCGCAGAATACGCAGCTGAATTACTTCCGAATCACCGCGCCCTTCGACGGCACGGTGGGCGACATCCCCATCAAGATCGGCGACCTGGTCTCGGCGCAGACCAAGCTGACCAGCGTCGACGACAACACGAACCTCGAGGCCTACGTGAACTTGCCGGTGGAAAAGCTGGCGGAGCTCACCGACAAGAGCCGCATCGAGATCCTCGATCCGTTCGGCAAGGTGGTGGGGCAGGCGCCCATCCACTTCATCGCGCCGGAGGCCAATCCGGCGGTGCAGTCCGTTCTGGTGAAGGCGGTCATCCCCAACGAAACGGGCACGCTGCGTGCGGCGCAGGTGGCGCGCGCCCGGGTCGTCTTCAACACGCACCCCGGTGTGCGCGTGCTGGCGTCCAGCATCACGCGGCAGGTCGGGCAGTATTTCGTCTTCGTCTCGGAGGGTGACGGCAAGAACGGTGCGGTGGTGAAGCAACGCCCCGTGGAGCTCGGCCCGCTCGACGATAAACGCTATACGGTTCTCAAAGGGCTCAAGGCAGGCGACAAAGTCGTGACGAGCCAATTGCAAAAGCTCCGCGACGGCGCGCCCGTCGAGCCGACGGAGGCCGCTTCGACGGCCTTGTCCAAGTAGTACGAGGCGAACCAACATGGTCGATTTCTTCATTCGGCGGGTCGTGTTCGCCATGGTCTGCGCGATGATCATCGTGCTTTCCGGCTCGGTGGTCATCCCCGGACTGCCCATTGCGCAATATCCAAATATCGCGCTGCCGCAGGTCAACGTGTCGGCGAACTACATCGGCGCGAGCGCGGCGGAGGTGGAGGCTTCGGTCACCATTCCGCTCGAGCAGCAGATCAACGGCGTGCCCGGTGCGCAGTACATCACGTCCACCTCGGGCAACGACGGTTCGAGCCAGATCAGCATCACGTTCTCCCCGACGCGTGACATCGACCTCGCGGCCGTCGACGTGCAGAACCGGGTCAACACCGCACTCGGCCTTCTCCCGGTCGACGTGCGCACGCTCGGCGTGGTGATCTCGAAGTCCAGCGGTACCTTCGTCGAAGGCGTCGCGCTCTTCACCAAGGACGATCGGTACACCGAGCAGTTCATGAGCAACTACGCCGACGTCTACATGAAGACGGTGCTCAAGCGCATTCCCGGCGTATCCGACGTCGAGATCTTCGGCGAGCGTCGCTTCTCCATGCGCGTGTGGCTCGATCCGGCGAAGCTCGCATCCCGCGGCATCAGCCCGAGCCAGGTCGTGACGGCCCTGCGCGAGCAGAACTTCCGCGTGGCGGCGGGATCGATTGGTGCCCAGCCGGCGCCGGAGAATCTCAATTATCAATTCTCCGTGCGCGCCCTCGGACGCCTCGTGGAGGCGGACGACTTCGCGAGCGTCATCGTGAAGTCGCAACCCGACGGCACCTTGGTGCGCGTGCGCGACATCGGGCGGGTCGAGCTCGGGTCGGAGGACTACAATTCGCTCTCCAGCTGGAAGGGGCACAAAACCGTCGGACTGGGCATCACCCAGCTGCCCGGTGCCAATGCCCTCGAGGTCAAAGAGCTGGTCGAAAAAGAAATCGCGCGCTTGGCCCAGGCGTTCCCGCCGGGCCTGGAGCGCGAGATCATCTTCGACTCGACGGCGCCGGTGAGCGCCTCGATCCACGAGGTGCTCATCACCTTGTTCGAGGCGATTCTGCTGGTCATCGCGACCATCTTCGTCTTCTTGCACGGGTGGCGCGCCACCTTGATTCCGGCGATCACCATTCCGGTTTCGCTGGTGGGCACGTTCATCTTCGTCAAGCTGTTCGGCTTTTCGATCAACACGCTCACCATGTTCGGCCTCACCCTGGCCACGGGCCTGGTGGTCGACGATGCCATCGTGGTCATCGAGAACATCTCGCGCGTGACCGAGGAGCACGGGCTCAAAGGCATGGCGGCCGCCTCGCGCGGCATGAAGGAGGTGACCTCCGCGGTCATCGCCACGTCGCTGGTGCTCATTGCCGTGTTCATCCCGGTGTCGTTCTTCCCCGGCACGACGGGAAAGATCTATCAGCAGTTCTCGCTGACCATCGCCTTCAGCATCGCGCTCTCGGCCTTCAATGCCATTACGTTGACGCCGGCACTGTCTGCGCGCCTTCTCAAAGGCCATCATGGATCGAAATGGGCCGGCTTCCGCGCCTTCGATCGCGTGCTCGACGCCGTGCGCGGCGTCTATGGGGCCATGCTCAGGCGCGTGCTGCGCCACCGGTTCATCGCGTTGGCCGCGTTCTTGGGGCTTACCGCGTTCACCGGGTGGGTCTACCAGAAGGTGCCCAGCGGATTCGTCCCCGAGGAAGATCAAGGCTGGTTCATCATCGCCGTGGTCGCGCCCGAGGGTGGAAGCACCTCGACGACCCGCGCCGCGCTCGACAAGGTCGACGCCATCACCGCGAAGGCGCCCGAGATCATCGGCTGCTTCTCCATTGCGGGATGGTCGGTCATCGGCGGCGGTGCCCCGAACCGCGGCGTCGCGTTCTGCAACTTGCACGATTGGGATCACCGCCCGGGCAAGGAGCACCATTTGTCCGCGGTCATCGACCGATTGCGCGAACCCTTGATGGGTATTGGTGAGGCCATGGCCTTCCCCTTCGCGCCGCCGGCCATCGATGGCGTGGGTGGCTTCGGCGGATTCCAATTCGAGGTGGAGGATCAATCGGGCAATCCGAGCGTCGACGATCTGGCCGCGTCGATGAACAAGCTGGTGGACGCGGCGAACAAGGATCCGCGGCTCGCCTCGGTGTTTTCGTCCTTCACCGCGAACGATCCGCAGCTTCTGGTGGAGGTCGATCGCGAGAAGGCCAAGGCGCTCGACGTTTCGCTCGACGAGCTTTTCTCGACGCTCCAGATTTACATGGGGTCGCAGTACGTCAACGACTTCGTCTTCGGCACGCGCACCTACCGCGTTTACGTGCAGGCCGAGGCGGAGAAGCGCTCCAAGCCCCGCGACATCGAGTCGTATTACGTTCGCTCCGAGACGGGGCAGATGATCCCGCTCGGCAACCTCATTCACGTCAAGCAGACGACGAGCGCGCAGACGATCACCCACTACAACCTGTTTCGCTCGGTGGAGATCTCCGGTGCTCCGGCGCCGGGCAAGACCTCGGGCGAGGCGATGGCCGCGATGGGCGAAGTGGCCAAGCGCGAGCTGCCGCCGGGGATGGCATTCGAGTGGTC encodes:
- a CDS encoding EamA family transporter, with the translated sequence MPSRDTTGWLPRLLAFAAIYILWGSTFLAIRYTAATIPPLMAAGVRVLVGGALLYGYLRARGVPAPSWRSWSMATVSGAMLFVGCHGVLGWASQRVPSGISALLTASISLWMVVLGALRARAMPNRWVAMGLVLGFAGLLPLIRPDAKHAHVDVLASVALVLGALSWAAGSFYARGRLVPKAPLQAAAMQMFAGGVLLILVSGAFGEWSALDVARVTQRSIVSLAYLIVFGSIVAFGAYVWLLEQVPAATVSTYAFVNPVVALLLGWLFGGEGMSGRTLLATVLIVIAVAMITMASPRPAGVRTRDA
- a CDS encoding alpha/beta fold hydrolase; its protein translation is MTSKDGATSELQVFRAADEHAPVLLVIPAMGTAAGYYDKLGAAFAERGVHAALFELRGNGTSSVRASRGTDFGYGTLIEQDIPPAVERVRALLPRAPLFLLGHSLGGHLAFLSLAREQLGHDVRGVALVASGLPHHMAWPGMASPGIRVLARFMKATSAAVGHYPGKRLGFAGREARTVVSEWAHAVATGEFSFPTTWTGSVPPEQALARVECPVLAVTLARDTFAPSRSTELLLAKVPRCSVSRIRYMPDAALPEAAGNHNRWPRYPDAVATYVSKWALGITRPASVHPPAAGSPS
- a CDS encoding fatty acid desaturase, whose protein sequence is MWARLHGPTWLVALLTYGGWLALTYAHRALPLPILALLGGFVVAWHGSLQHETIHGHPAGAKWLGRALGAPPLALWLPYEIYRDSHRRHHATAHLTHPEHDPESLLCSRAAWRRMTRWQRVLFLTQTTALGRLVLGPFVTIGRFLAEEVVLLVRSEPGRRRIWALHAVAIAWVLGWVLGVAGMPLWKYLLVFVYPGTALTLLRSLAEHRVDAIRERRTTVVEAGWLFRLLYLNNNFHVLHHRAPHVPWFELPAMWRRERTRIRSSHVVHSAGYLSLVRAHAVKPIIDIENL
- a CDS encoding PhnD/SsuA/transferrin family substrate-binding protein, whose protein sequence is MSHLANLGMYDGGDLTRANDELWAIIAEHLRARGIADVPAALTRGPLEDIWNERLLFGQTCGYPFISRLAGTLQIVGTPVYDWPGCEGATHRSFIVVAAASPFRRLEDLLGRHAVINDPESNSGRNLFGDALASVGARAPFFHEVSVSGSHARSLRDVAEHSADVAAIDNVSYAHFLRAHPTLKDAIRILHETRPSPALPFVTASQHHASTIFDAVCEALNDARTEGARRVLRLVGIEPLERQAYEITREFSARADEVFGPRP
- a CDS encoding efflux RND transporter periplasmic adaptor subunit, which codes for MRTLAAVLVLGALCGCGKAAGGTEAAGGEAPKLPVDVQTLHDEELVDGTEYLAQLVSRHHVAVYPQVTGVVVQILVKPGESVKRGAALLQIDPRREAANLANQVAAKSQREASLELAKRNEERSTRLFREGLVTQAQFDQARSARAVAEQDVNAQEASIAAQNTQLNYFRITAPFDGTVGDIPIKIGDLVSAQTKLTSVDDNTNLEAYVNLPVEKLAELTDKSRIEILDPFGKVVGQAPIHFIAPEANPAVQSVLVKAVIPNETGTLRAAQVARARVVFNTHPGVRVLASSITRQVGQYFVFVSEGDGKNGAVVKQRPVELGPLDDKRYTVLKGLKAGDKVVTSQLQKLRDGAPVEPTEAASTALSK
- a CDS encoding multidrug efflux RND transporter permease subunit codes for the protein MVDFFIRRVVFAMVCAMIIVLSGSVVIPGLPIAQYPNIALPQVNVSANYIGASAAEVEASVTIPLEQQINGVPGAQYITSTSGNDGSSQISITFSPTRDIDLAAVDVQNRVNTALGLLPVDVRTLGVVISKSSGTFVEGVALFTKDDRYTEQFMSNYADVYMKTVLKRIPGVSDVEIFGERRFSMRVWLDPAKLASRGISPSQVVTALREQNFRVAAGSIGAQPAPENLNYQFSVRALGRLVEADDFASVIVKSQPDGTLVRVRDIGRVELGSEDYNSLSSWKGHKTVGLGITQLPGANALEVKELVEKEIARLAQAFPPGLEREIIFDSTAPVSASIHEVLITLFEAILLVIATIFVFLHGWRATLIPAITIPVSLVGTFIFVKLFGFSINTLTMFGLTLATGLVVDDAIVVIENISRVTEEHGLKGMAAASRGMKEVTSAVIATSLVLIAVFIPVSFFPGTTGKIYQQFSLTIAFSIALSAFNAITLTPALSARLLKGHHGSKWAGFRAFDRVLDAVRGVYGAMLRRVLRHRFIALAAFLGLTAFTGWVYQKVPSGFVPEEDQGWFIIAVVAPEGGSTSTTRAALDKVDAITAKAPEIIGCFSIAGWSVIGGGAPNRGVAFCNLHDWDHRPGKEHHLSAVIDRLREPLMGIGEAMAFPFAPPAIDGVGGFGGFQFEVEDQSGNPSVDDLAASMNKLVDAANKDPRLASVFSSFTANDPQLLVEVDREKAKALDVSLDELFSTLQIYMGSQYVNDFVFGTRTYRVYVQAEAEKRSKPRDIESYYVRSETGQMIPLGNLIHVKQTTSAQTITHYNLFRSVEISGAPAPGKTSGEAMAAMGEVAKRELPPGMAFEWSGLSREELQSGGQTFIIFGLGLVFVFLVLSAQYESFVLPLIIILGVPVGLLGALLGQWSRGYANDVFCQVGLVMMIGLASKNAILIVEFAKELRDKGMPIVQAAIQASETRLRPILMTSIAFLLGLVPLLVASGAGAASRRSLGTAVFGGMALSTVLNIFFIPTLYVLVEQLREWVSRSSKKPASDEEAPSADTEGGAEFSSAE